One stretch of Chryseobacterium sp. LJ668 DNA includes these proteins:
- a CDS encoding polyprenyl synthetase family protein, whose translation MANIVEEIKRPINEEMKLFEQKFYESMQSKVALLDKVTRFIVTTKGKQMRPMFVFLCAKLTGEVNEKTYRGASMIELIHTATLVHDDVVDESFKRRDFFSINALWKNKIAVLVGDFLLSKAVLLSTDHKDYDLLSVISRTIREMSEGELLQLEKARKLDITEDVYYEIIRQKTATLIAACCEIGALSNDADEALAKKMMQFGTYTGMAFQIKDDLFDYLSSNVIGKPVGIDIKEQKMTLPLIHTLKIAGETDRKYYFNTIKRYNNNQKRVKELIAFVKSSGGLDYAMTKMKDFQQKAKDILDEFPDSEVRKSLHMMLDYVIERKF comes from the coding sequence GTGGCCAACATTGTAGAAGAAATCAAACGACCGATCAATGAGGAAATGAAACTTTTCGAACAGAAGTTTTATGAATCTATGCAGAGCAAAGTCGCATTACTCGATAAAGTTACCCGTTTTATTGTTACGACAAAGGGAAAGCAAATGCGCCCGATGTTTGTCTTCTTGTGTGCAAAACTTACAGGAGAAGTCAATGAAAAAACATATCGTGGAGCTTCAATGATCGAGCTGATTCACACGGCAACTTTGGTGCATGATGATGTGGTTGATGAGAGTTTTAAGAGACGTGATTTTTTTTCTATCAATGCTTTATGGAAAAATAAAATTGCTGTTTTGGTAGGTGATTTTCTTTTATCTAAAGCAGTTTTGCTTTCTACAGACCATAAAGATTACGATCTACTTTCCGTCATTTCTAGAACCATCAGAGAAATGTCTGAAGGTGAACTTCTCCAGTTGGAAAAAGCCAGAAAACTCGATATCACCGAAGATGTATATTACGAAATCATCCGTCAGAAAACAGCTACGTTAATTGCTGCCTGCTGCGAGATTGGGGCCCTCTCAAACGATGCAGATGAAGCTTTAGCCAAGAAAATGATGCAGTTTGGGACCTACACAGGAATGGCTTTCCAGATCAAAGATGACTTATTCGATTACTTAAGTTCAAATGTTATCGGAAAACCGGTTGGAATTGATATCAAAGAGCAGAAAATGACTTTGCCTTTAATTCATACTTTAAAAATTGCCGGCGAAACAGATAGGAAATACTATTTCAATACCATAAAACGTTACAATAACAACCAAAAACGTGTAAAAGAGCTGATCGCTTTTGTGAAAAGTTCAGGAGGTTTAGATTACGCGATGACAAAAATGAAAGATTTTCAGCAGAAAGCTAAAGATATTCTTGATGAATTTCCTGATTCTGAAGTAAGAAAATCACTACACATGATGTTGGATTATGTAATTGAAAGAAAATTTTAG
- the rlmN gene encoding 23S rRNA (adenine(2503)-C(2))-methyltransferase RlmN: MKDIRTLSLDQLKDYFGTIGEKPFRAKQVYDWIWSKNLHSFEEMTNLSKDLREHLIRDFIMNPAAVDQFQKSTDGTIKNGVKLHDGLMVESVLIPTETRTTACVSSQVGCSLNCEFCATAKLKRMRNLEVAEIVDQVALIDRQSKEYYNRPLTNIVFMGMGEPMMNYKNVVEAIRKITQPEGLGMSPRRITVSTSGIPKMIKMLADDELKVKLALSLHSAVEQTRNEIMPFSDKFPLTDIMEALQYWYKKTGSVVTFEYCVWKGINDKDEDIKALIKYCRQIPSKVNLIQYNPIGEGKFDHRSIAAEEKYVRELEKAGITVMVRKSRGGDIDAACGQLANKNAE, from the coding sequence ATGAAAGACATCCGTACATTATCACTCGACCAACTCAAAGATTACTTTGGTACTATTGGTGAAAAACCTTTCCGTGCCAAACAGGTCTATGACTGGATCTGGAGTAAAAATCTTCATTCATTTGAAGAGATGACGAATCTTTCAAAAGATCTGAGAGAGCATCTTATCCGGGACTTTATCATGAATCCTGCAGCAGTAGATCAATTTCAGAAATCTACAGACGGAACGATAAAAAATGGAGTGAAGCTTCATGACGGTCTTATGGTGGAATCTGTTCTTATACCAACAGAAACCAGAACTACAGCTTGTGTTTCTTCGCAAGTGGGTTGCTCGTTAAACTGTGAATTTTGTGCTACAGCAAAACTCAAAAGAATGAGAAATCTTGAGGTTGCAGAAATCGTAGATCAGGTTGCTTTAATTGACAGACAAAGTAAAGAATATTATAACCGTCCGCTTACCAACATTGTTTTTATGGGAATGGGTGAGCCGATGATGAACTATAAAAATGTAGTTGAAGCCATCAGAAAAATAACTCAACCTGAAGGTTTAGGAATGTCACCAAGAAGAATTACCGTTTCTACATCAGGAATTCCCAAGATGATTAAAATGCTGGCTGATGACGAGTTAAAAGTAAAGCTCGCCTTATCATTACATTCTGCGGTTGAACAAACCCGTAATGAGATTATGCCGTTTTCAGATAAATTTCCTCTGACGGATATCATGGAAGCACTTCAATACTGGTACAAAAAAACAGGTTCTGTTGTTACTTTTGAATATTGCGTGTGGAAAGGAATCAATGACAAAGATGAAGATATCAAAGCTTTGATTAAATATTGCCGACAGATTCCTTCTAAAGTTAATTTAATCCAATATAATCCGATTGGGGAAGGAAAATTTGATCATCGAAGTATTGCTGCTGAAGAAAAGTATGTTCGTGAACTTGAAAAAGCAGGAATTACAGTAATGGTTAGAAAAAGTCGTGGCGGTGACATTGATGCAGCTTGTGGTCAGTTGGCCAACAAAAACGCTGAATAA
- a CDS encoding Crp/Fnr family transcriptional regulator, translated as MLEVLKNHTINKLGNDLDNLDEVISNFTYIRTKRNEQLLQQGEICKYVYFVAKGCLQVYVHDKDFNETTRDLVIEDNWCSELISFGSGNPANENIRTVEPCELFAIDRRSFQTMMETIPQFDKVYKQILEASYANSVYRINTFVSLSALDRIRWLMHNRPTLMTRLSSKLIASYLGINKDVFSRLKAKL; from the coding sequence TTGTTAGAAGTTTTAAAAAATCATACTATAAATAAATTAGGAAATGACCTTGACAATCTAGACGAGGTCATTTCTAATTTTACTTATATCAGAACCAAAAGAAACGAGCAGCTTTTACAACAAGGTGAGATTTGTAAATATGTTTATTTTGTTGCGAAAGGATGTTTGCAAGTTTACGTTCATGATAAAGATTTTAACGAGACTACCAGAGACCTTGTGATTGAAGACAATTGGTGTTCAGAATTGATTAGTTTCGGCAGCGGTAATCCAGCAAATGAAAATATAAGAACAGTAGAGCCGTGTGAACTTTTTGCCATTGACAGAAGATCTTTTCAGACCATGATGGAAACCATTCCTCAGTTTGATAAAGTGTATAAACAAATTCTTGAAGCGTCTTACGCGAATTCTGTTTATCGTATCAATACTTTTGTGTCACTTTCAGCATTAGACAGAATAAGATGGCTCATGCATAACAGACCCACTTTAATGACGAGACTTTCCAGCAAACTTATTGCATCTTACCTGGGTATTAACAAAGATGTTTTTAGCAGATTGAAAGCTAAATTGTAA
- a CDS encoding YciI family protein gives MKEYLLLFRNESNENGYLATSQDMAEDMPKWESWIGNIAMQGKLVHTAPIEYEALIIKNDGITAGPYKETNRVLVSGFLICKSDSLEEVQEWSTTCPILKYPSSSVEIRPLIPFPTN, from the coding sequence ATGAAAGAGTACTTATTATTATTTCGCAATGAAAGCAACGAAAATGGTTACTTGGCAACTTCTCAAGACATGGCAGAAGATATGCCTAAATGGGAATCTTGGATTGGTAACATCGCTATGCAGGGCAAATTGGTTCATACAGCACCCATAGAATACGAAGCCTTAATTATAAAAAATGATGGAATAACTGCCGGTCCATATAAGGAAACAAATCGTGTTTTAGTTTCAGGTTTTTTAATCTGTAAATCAGACAGTTTGGAAGAAGTACAAGAATGGAGTACAACATGTCCAATTTTGAAATATCCAAGCAGTTCGGTAGAAATAAGACCGCTTATTCCTTTTCCAACAAATTAA
- a CDS encoding alpha-ketoacid dehydrogenase subunit alpha/beta yields MQTTYIETQQISFQDFKNQILEDYKLGRISREMSYLGRREVLTGKAKFGIFGDGKELPQLAMAKVFKNGDFRSGYYRDQTFALAVDALSVESFFAQLYADTSVEREPASAGRQMNGHFATRSLNEDGSWKDLMAQKNISSDISPTAGQMPRLLGLAQASKIYKSVKFDGSDKFSNEGNEIAFGTIGDASTAEGHFWETLNAACALQVPMIVSIWDDGYGISVPTMKQRAKADISEMLSGFQRKEGENQGCEIIQVKAWDYPALLDAYARAEHFARTESVPVVVHVIEVTQPQGHSTSGSHERYKNEDRLSWEADFDGLVKFREWILNYSIEIEGNEEIIASIEELDAIDEEAKKKVKAGQKTAWENYQKSLTELAFSVLPLVENLKGKHSEIEEFVNQYNKLVSKAKKDVFHLIRKSLLATRGTQSAERTQLMNKYNEVFEVEKDNYSSHLYSQSQWKAENIKEIKPIYSETSEDVDGRVVVRNNFDKIFEKYPQTLVFGEDAGNIGDVNQGLEGMQEKYGEIRVADTGIREATILGQGIGMAMRGLRPIAEIQYLDYILYCLQGMSDDLATVQYRTKGGQKAPVIIRTRGHRLEGVWHSGSPMAGILNLSKGILVLVPRNLTKAAGFYNTMLQSDDPAVIVECLNGYRLKEKQPDNLGEFTVPVGKIEVTKEGKDVTLVTYGSTWRIVMEAAEELEKLGISAEVIDVQSLIPFDLTHEIAESVKKTNRLVVIDEDVEGGTSAFILQQILEKQKAFRYLDSDPVTIAANDHRPAYASDGDYFSKPSSDDMVERIYALFNETNPQKYPAIF; encoded by the coding sequence ATGCAGACAACCTATATTGAAACTCAGCAGATATCCTTTCAAGACTTTAAAAATCAGATACTTGAAGATTATAAATTAGGAAGAATTTCTCGTGAAATGTCTTATCTGGGCAGAAGAGAAGTGCTTACCGGAAAAGCCAAATTCGGAATCTTTGGAGACGGAAAAGAGCTGCCTCAGTTAGCCATGGCGAAAGTATTTAAAAACGGAGATTTCCGTTCTGGATATTACAGAGATCAGACATTTGCGCTTGCTGTAGATGCTTTGTCGGTTGAAAGTTTTTTTGCTCAGTTATATGCAGATACAAGTGTCGAAAGAGAACCAGCATCTGCAGGAAGACAGATGAACGGCCACTTTGCCACAAGAAGTTTAAACGAAGACGGCAGCTGGAAAGATTTGATGGCTCAGAAAAATATTTCTTCAGACATTTCTCCGACTGCAGGGCAAATGCCGAGATTATTAGGTCTGGCTCAGGCTTCAAAAATATACAAATCAGTAAAATTTGACGGTTCCGATAAGTTTTCCAACGAAGGAAATGAAATTGCTTTTGGAACCATTGGTGATGCTTCAACAGCAGAAGGCCATTTTTGGGAAACTTTAAACGCCGCTTGTGCGCTTCAGGTTCCTATGATCGTTTCGATTTGGGATGACGGATACGGAATTTCGGTGCCGACGATGAAGCAGCGAGCAAAAGCTGACATTTCTGAAATGTTGAGCGGTTTCCAAAGAAAAGAAGGCGAAAATCAGGGTTGTGAAATCATTCAGGTGAAAGCCTGGGATTATCCGGCTTTATTGGATGCTTATGCTAGAGCTGAACATTTTGCAAGAACAGAATCTGTTCCTGTGGTTGTTCACGTTATTGAAGTTACGCAACCTCAAGGTCACTCAACATCAGGATCGCACGAAAGATATAAAAATGAAGACCGTTTATCTTGGGAAGCTGATTTTGACGGATTGGTAAAATTCAGAGAGTGGATTTTAAATTATTCCATCGAAATTGAAGGAAACGAGGAAATTATTGCAAGCATTGAAGAATTAGACGCTATTGATGAAGAAGCAAAGAAAAAAGTAAAAGCCGGACAGAAAACTGCGTGGGAAAATTATCAGAAATCACTGACTGAATTGGCTTTTTCAGTATTACCTCTGGTTGAAAATCTAAAAGGAAAACATTCTGAAATTGAAGAGTTTGTAAATCAATACAATAAATTAGTTTCTAAAGCGAAAAAAGATGTCTTTCATTTAATCAGAAAGTCGTTATTAGCAACAAGAGGGACTCAATCTGCGGAAAGAACTCAGTTGATGAACAAATACAACGAAGTTTTTGAAGTTGAAAAAGACAATTATTCTTCTCATTTATATTCGCAGTCTCAATGGAAGGCTGAAAACATTAAAGAAATCAAGCCCATCTATTCTGAAACTTCTGAAGATGTAGACGGAAGAGTGGTGGTAAGAAATAATTTTGACAAAATATTTGAAAAATATCCTCAGACTTTGGTTTTTGGTGAAGATGCCGGAAATATCGGTGACGTCAACCAGGGTCTTGAAGGAATGCAGGAAAAATACGGTGAAATTCGTGTTGCCGATACAGGAATCCGTGAAGCGACTATTCTTGGTCAGGGAATCGGGATGGCGATGAGAGGTTTAAGACCAATCGCTGAAATCCAATATTTAGACTATATCTTATACTGTTTACAGGGAATGAGCGATGATTTGGCAACTGTTCAGTACAGAACAAAAGGCGGTCAGAAAGCTCCTGTAATTATCAGAACGAGAGGCCACAGACTGGAAGGTGTTTGGCATTCAGGTTCGCCGATGGCGGGGATCTTAAACCTGTCAAAAGGTATTTTGGTTTTAGTTCCGAGAAACTTAACCAAAGCTGCCGGATTCTACAATACCATGCTTCAAAGTGACGATCCTGCTGTGATTGTTGAATGTTTGAACGGATACCGATTGAAAGAAAAACAACCGGATAATTTAGGCGAATTCACCGTTCCTGTCGGGAAAATTGAGGTTACAAAAGAAGGAAAAGATGTTACTTTGGTAACATACGGTTCGACTTGGAGAATTGTCATGGAAGCAGCGGAAGAACTTGAAAAACTAGGAATTTCTGCGGAAGTTATTGACGTTCAGTCATTAATTCCATTCGATTTAACGCATGAAATAGCTGAATCTGTGAAGAAAACCAACCGTTTGGTCGTGATCGACGAAGATGTGGAAGGTGGAACATCAGCGTTTATTCTTCAGCAGATTTTAGAAAAGCAAAAAGCGTTCAGATATTTAGATTCTGATCCGGTGACGATTGCGGCAAACGATCACAGACCTGCGTATGCAAGTGACGGAGATTATTTCAGCAAGCCATCTTCTGATGATATGGTTGAAAGAATTTATGCTTTATTTAATGAAACAAATCCTCAGAAATATCCTGCGATATTTTAA
- a CDS encoding RNA polymerase sigma factor: protein MEKELLLECQRNDRNAQRKVYEKMAGKLYAVCKRYLKNDEDIEEVLADTFYKIFTKLNQLQNHDIFEAWARKIAVNECLQKLRSMKALDISLEEELVESTGLPTDSISFEKDILKLLNFLPEGCRAIFNLFAIEGYPHKEIATMLSISEGTSKSQLNFARKKLQELLVNHNI, encoded by the coding sequence ATGGAAAAAGAATTACTGTTAGAATGCCAACGGAACGACCGCAATGCTCAGCGGAAGGTTTACGAAAAAATGGCGGGAAAGCTCTACGCAGTCTGCAAACGCTATCTGAAAAATGATGAAGACATCGAAGAAGTATTGGCCGATACGTTCTACAAGATTTTCACAAAGCTGAATCAACTGCAAAATCACGACATTTTTGAAGCTTGGGCAAGAAAAATTGCAGTAAATGAGTGTTTGCAGAAACTGAGAAGTATGAAAGCTCTCGACATTTCTTTAGAAGAAGAGTTGGTAGAATCAACGGGTTTACCAACGGACAGTATTTCTTTTGAAAAGGATATTTTGAAGCTGCTCAATTTTCTTCCGGAAGGCTGCAGAGCGATTTTCAATCTTTTTGCAATTGAAGGTTATCCGCACAAAGAGATTGCGACAATGCTTTCAATTAGTGAAGGAACTTCAAAATCACAACTCAATTTTGCGAGAAAAAAATTGCAGGAACTTTTGGTCAATCATAACATTTA